A genome region from Populus alba chromosome 5, ASM523922v2, whole genome shotgun sequence includes the following:
- the LOC118062196 gene encoding 1-aminocyclopropane-1-carboxylate oxidase homolog 12 — protein MELLIPVAADSFLQDESSYDKGKAVKAFDETKAGVKGLVDSGVTKIPRFFIHPPEDVQKSSSDSIHLGLQVPVINFEHFESCRRSEVVNEIRKASEIWGFFQMVNHGIPVSVLDDMLAGVRRFHEQHRDVKMEFYSRDRKQPVRFFCNGDLLVNRAPANWRDTIAFDFQDGKLDPELFPETFREEVSQYIRHMIQMKKTLSELISEALGLPSDYLSSIECMETESLVCHYYPACPEPDLTLGATKHRDPSLMTILLQDNTGGLQVRNQTQWVDVPPLQGALVVNIGDFMQLITNDKFKSVEHRVLVGQEGSRTSVACFFYPSTANKFKPYGAIKELVSDDNVPMYRETHIAEFLAFFRSKGLDGTPTLCHFKQA, from the exons ATGGAACTCCTGATTCCAGTGGCTGCAGATTCCTTTCTCCAAGATGAGTCCAGCTATGACAAGGGTAAGGCAGTGAAGGCATTTGATGAAACAAAGGCAGGTGTTAAGGGACTGGTAGACTCCGGAGTAACAAAAATCCCCAGGTTTTTTATCCACCCACCGGAGGATGTGCAGAAGTCGTCATCCGACAGCATCCATCTGGGACTTCAGGTTCCAGTTATAAACTTCGAGCACTTTGAAAGTTGCAGACGATCAGAGGTGGTCAATGAGATTCGCAAAGCGTCAGAAATATGGGGATTCTTTCAAATGGTTAACCACGGGATTCCTGTTAGTGTCTTGGATGATATGTTAGCTGGTGTGAGACGATTCCACGAGCAACACCGAGATGTGAAGATGGAGTTTTATTCACGTGACCGTAAGCAGCCAGTGAGGTTCTTCTGCAATGGCGATCTCCTTGTCAACAGGGCACCAGCAAATTGGAGGGATACAATAGCATTTGATTTCCAAGATGGTAAACTGGACCCTGAACTCTTTCCTGAAACTTTCAG AGAAGAAGTCAGTCAATACATCAGACACATGATCCAAATGAAGAAGACACTGTCTGAACTAATATCAGAGGCACTCGGCCTCCCTAGCGATTACCTCTCAAGCATAGAATGCATGGAAACTGAATCGTTAGTGTGCCACTATTACCCGGCTTGTCCCGAGCCAGACCTGACGTTGGGTGCCACCAAGCATAGAGACCCATCTTTAATGACTATTCTCCTGCAAGACAACACGGGTGGCCTCCAAGTTCGCAACCAAACTCAATGGGTCGATGTCCCTCCTTTACAGGGAGCTCTAGTAGTAAATATTGGGGACTTCATGCAG CTGATCACCAATGACAAGTTCAAGAGTGTGGAGCATAGGGTTCTTGTTGGGCAGGAGGGATCACGAACATCAGTAGCATGCTTTTTCTATCCAAGCAcagcaaataaatttaaaccttATGGAGCAATAAAGGAGCTTGTGTCTGATGACAATGTGCCCATGTACAGGGAAACTCATATTGCTGAGTTCCTGGCTTTCTTCAGGTCCAAAGGATTAGATGGTACTCCAACCCTTTGTCATTTCAAACAGGCATGA
- the LOC118062195 gene encoding transcription factor bHLH155 isoform X2 gives MGMVTDLHNTLRSLCFNTDWNYAVFWKLKHRARMVLTWEDGYYDNCEQHDALENKCFRQTQENLHGGHYPRDPLGLAVAKMSYHVYSLGEGIVGQVAVSGKHQWIFADKHVTNSFSSYETIVVVAVVPYGVVQLGSLNKVIEDVNLVTHIKDVFFALQDSAVSHITSPSQHSMENALCLKTTAELKNKQEVLEISTPTNDESIDLHNLKSNATYLDHRSQLGMNIISDQMFGGETSVWKDLGRGPEHNTTMHSNSFMKENVSLSDLVLPNEKLGADLAGFPADLFDSTICDRDKSDSINLRPNVVLNAPESSDITFKRDLEKKLDYPAESTHFNSSDTLFKFSAGCELLEALGPSFLNRCMPFDYQTGKSEAGNIFEMPEGMSSSQMTFDFGSENLLEAVVGNVCHSGSDVKSEKSGCKSVQSLLTAEKLPEPSIQTKHIMNSAGYSIKQSSVVEEDVHNLSNSTEVCGGMSSKGFSSTCPSTYSEQLDRRSESAKNNKKRAKPGENCRPRPRDRQLIQDRIKELRELVPNGSKCSIDSLLERTIKHMLFLENITKHADKLNKCAEPKMHQKGTDASNYEQGSSWAVEVGGHLKVSSIIVENLNKNGQMLVEMLCEECSHFLEIAEAIRSLGLTILKGITEVHGEKTWICFVVEGQNNKIMHRMDILWSLVQILQPKTTN, from the exons ATGGGGATGGTTACTGACTTGCATAATACTTTGAGGAGCCTCTGCTTCAATACTGATTGGAATTATGCTGTTTTTTGGAAGCTTAAACATCGTGCTCGCAT gGTGTTAACTTGGGAAGATGGCTACTATGATAATTGTGAGCAACATGATGCTTTAGAGAACAAGTGCTTCAGGCAGACACAAGAAAATTTGCATGGTGGGCATTATCCACGTGACCCGCTTGGATTGGCTGTGGCAAAGATGTCTTACCATGTATACTCTCTCGGGGAAGG GATTGTTGGACAGGTGGCAGTCAGTGGAAAACATCAGTGGATCTTTGCAGATAAACATGTTACTAATTCCTTTTCATCATATGAG ACCATTGTTGTTGTGGCTGTTGTTCCGTATGGAGTTGTACAGCTTGGCTCTTTGAATAAA GTTATTGAGGATGTGAATTTGGTGACGCATATTAAAGATGTCTTTTTTGCGCTTCAAGATTCCGCAGTCTCACATATTACTAGTCCATCACAACATAGTATGGAGAATGCATTATGTCTG AAAACAACTgctgaattgaaaaataaacaagaagtGCTTGAAATATCAACACCAACAAATGATGAAAGCATCGATTTACATAATCTGAAATCAAATGCCACCTATTTGGATCACCGGAGTCAACTAGGGATGAATATAATCAGTGATCAGATGTTTGGAGGGGAGACTAGTGTCTGGAAAGATCTAGGTCGGGGACCAGAGCACAATACGACAATGCATTCAAATAGTTTTATGAAGGAGAATGTTAGTCTATCTGATCTTGTACTTCCAAATGAAAAGCTTGGAGCTGATCTTGCAGGCTTCCCTGCAGACCTCTTTGACTCTACCATTTGTGATAGAGATAAGTCAGATAGCATTAATCTTCGTCCAAATGTGGTGTTGAATGCACCTGAATCTTCAGACATAACATTCAAAAGGGATTTGGAGAAGAAACTGGACTATCCAGCTGAATCAACTCACTTCAACTCCTCGGACACATTATTTAAGTTCTCTGCTGGCTGCGAGTTGCTTGAAGCGCTAGGACCATCTTTCTTGAACAGGTGTATGCCCTTTGATTATCAAACAGGGAAGAGTGAAGCTGGAAATATTTTTGAGATGCCAGAGGGGATGAGTAGTAGCCAGATGACATTTGACTTTGGCTCAGAGAATCTTTTAGAAGCAGTAGTAGGCAATGTTTGCCATAGTGGCAGTGATGTTAAAAGTGAGAAATCAGGTTGTAAATCAGTGCAGTCTCTGTTAACAGCTGAGAAATTGCCTGAGCCCTCTATCCAGACTAAGCATATCATGAATTCAGCAGGTTATTCAATTAAGCAGTCCTCTGTTGTTGAAGAGGATGTACATAATTTATCTAACTCAACAGAAGTGTGTGGTGGAATGTCTTCCAAAGGATTTTCATCAACTTGTCCAAGTACCTATAGTGAGCAGTTGGATAGGCGATCAGAATCAGCtaagaacaacaaaaaaagggCTAAACCTGGTGAAAATTGCAGGCCTCGGCCAAGGGACAGACAACTGATCCAAGATCGCATCAAGGAGCTGAGAGAGCTTGTGCCCAATGGATCAAAG TGCAGTATAGATTCGTTGCTGGAGCGCACAATCAAGCACATGCTCTTCCTAGAAAACATTACAAAGCATGCTGACAAGCTCAATAAATGTGCTGAACCGAAG ATGCATCAGAAGGGAACAGATGCCTCCAATTATGAACAGGGTTCGAGCTGGGCAGTGGAAGTGGGAGGCCATCTAAAGGTCTCATCAATAATAGTAGAAAATCTAAACAAAAATGGACAGATGCTTGTAGAG ATGTTATGCGAGGAATGCAGTCATTTTCTTGAGATAGCAGAGGCTATCAGAAGTTTAGGTCTGACAATATTGAAAGGAATTACAGAAGTGCACGGTGAGAAGACATGGATATGTTTCGTGGTTGAG GGGCAGAACAACAAAATTATGCATAGAATGGATATCCTATGGTCACTCGTGCAAATATTGCAGCCCAAGACAACAAACTAA
- the LOC118062195 gene encoding transcription factor bHLH155 isoform X1, with amino-acid sequence MGMVTDLHNTLRSLCFNTDWNYAVFWKLKHRARMVLTWEDGYYDNCEQHDALENKCFRQTQENLHGGHYPRDPLGLAVAKMSYHVYSLGEGIVGQVAVSGKHQWIFADKHVTNSFSSYEFSDGWQSQFSAGIRTIVVVAVVPYGVVQLGSLNKVIEDVNLVTHIKDVFFALQDSAVSHITSPSQHSMENALCLKTTAELKNKQEVLEISTPTNDESIDLHNLKSNATYLDHRSQLGMNIISDQMFGGETSVWKDLGRGPEHNTTMHSNSFMKENVSLSDLVLPNEKLGADLAGFPADLFDSTICDRDKSDSINLRPNVVLNAPESSDITFKRDLEKKLDYPAESTHFNSSDTLFKFSAGCELLEALGPSFLNRCMPFDYQTGKSEAGNIFEMPEGMSSSQMTFDFGSENLLEAVVGNVCHSGSDVKSEKSGCKSVQSLLTAEKLPEPSIQTKHIMNSAGYSIKQSSVVEEDVHNLSNSTEVCGGMSSKGFSSTCPSTYSEQLDRRSESAKNNKKRAKPGENCRPRPRDRQLIQDRIKELRELVPNGSKCSIDSLLERTIKHMLFLENITKHADKLNKCAEPKMHQKGTDASNYEQGSSWAVEVGGHLKVSSIIVENLNKNGQMLVEMLCEECSHFLEIAEAIRSLGLTILKGITEVHGEKTWICFVVEGQNNKIMHRMDILWSLVQILQPKTTN; translated from the exons ATGGGGATGGTTACTGACTTGCATAATACTTTGAGGAGCCTCTGCTTCAATACTGATTGGAATTATGCTGTTTTTTGGAAGCTTAAACATCGTGCTCGCAT gGTGTTAACTTGGGAAGATGGCTACTATGATAATTGTGAGCAACATGATGCTTTAGAGAACAAGTGCTTCAGGCAGACACAAGAAAATTTGCATGGTGGGCATTATCCACGTGACCCGCTTGGATTGGCTGTGGCAAAGATGTCTTACCATGTATACTCTCTCGGGGAAGG GATTGTTGGACAGGTGGCAGTCAGTGGAAAACATCAGTGGATCTTTGCAGATAAACATGTTACTAATTCCTTTTCATCATATGAG TTCTCTGATGGCTGGCAAAGTCAGTTTTCTGCTGGGATCAGG ACCATTGTTGTTGTGGCTGTTGTTCCGTATGGAGTTGTACAGCTTGGCTCTTTGAATAAA GTTATTGAGGATGTGAATTTGGTGACGCATATTAAAGATGTCTTTTTTGCGCTTCAAGATTCCGCAGTCTCACATATTACTAGTCCATCACAACATAGTATGGAGAATGCATTATGTCTG AAAACAACTgctgaattgaaaaataaacaagaagtGCTTGAAATATCAACACCAACAAATGATGAAAGCATCGATTTACATAATCTGAAATCAAATGCCACCTATTTGGATCACCGGAGTCAACTAGGGATGAATATAATCAGTGATCAGATGTTTGGAGGGGAGACTAGTGTCTGGAAAGATCTAGGTCGGGGACCAGAGCACAATACGACAATGCATTCAAATAGTTTTATGAAGGAGAATGTTAGTCTATCTGATCTTGTACTTCCAAATGAAAAGCTTGGAGCTGATCTTGCAGGCTTCCCTGCAGACCTCTTTGACTCTACCATTTGTGATAGAGATAAGTCAGATAGCATTAATCTTCGTCCAAATGTGGTGTTGAATGCACCTGAATCTTCAGACATAACATTCAAAAGGGATTTGGAGAAGAAACTGGACTATCCAGCTGAATCAACTCACTTCAACTCCTCGGACACATTATTTAAGTTCTCTGCTGGCTGCGAGTTGCTTGAAGCGCTAGGACCATCTTTCTTGAACAGGTGTATGCCCTTTGATTATCAAACAGGGAAGAGTGAAGCTGGAAATATTTTTGAGATGCCAGAGGGGATGAGTAGTAGCCAGATGACATTTGACTTTGGCTCAGAGAATCTTTTAGAAGCAGTAGTAGGCAATGTTTGCCATAGTGGCAGTGATGTTAAAAGTGAGAAATCAGGTTGTAAATCAGTGCAGTCTCTGTTAACAGCTGAGAAATTGCCTGAGCCCTCTATCCAGACTAAGCATATCATGAATTCAGCAGGTTATTCAATTAAGCAGTCCTCTGTTGTTGAAGAGGATGTACATAATTTATCTAACTCAACAGAAGTGTGTGGTGGAATGTCTTCCAAAGGATTTTCATCAACTTGTCCAAGTACCTATAGTGAGCAGTTGGATAGGCGATCAGAATCAGCtaagaacaacaaaaaaagggCTAAACCTGGTGAAAATTGCAGGCCTCGGCCAAGGGACAGACAACTGATCCAAGATCGCATCAAGGAGCTGAGAGAGCTTGTGCCCAATGGATCAAAG TGCAGTATAGATTCGTTGCTGGAGCGCACAATCAAGCACATGCTCTTCCTAGAAAACATTACAAAGCATGCTGACAAGCTCAATAAATGTGCTGAACCGAAG ATGCATCAGAAGGGAACAGATGCCTCCAATTATGAACAGGGTTCGAGCTGGGCAGTGGAAGTGGGAGGCCATCTAAAGGTCTCATCAATAATAGTAGAAAATCTAAACAAAAATGGACAGATGCTTGTAGAG ATGTTATGCGAGGAATGCAGTCATTTTCTTGAGATAGCAGAGGCTATCAGAAGTTTAGGTCTGACAATATTGAAAGGAATTACAGAAGTGCACGGTGAGAAGACATGGATATGTTTCGTGGTTGAG GGGCAGAACAACAAAATTATGCATAGAATGGATATCCTATGGTCACTCGTGCAAATATTGCAGCCCAAGACAACAAACTAA
- the LOC118062195 gene encoding transcription factor bHLH155 isoform X4 yields the protein MGMVTDLHNTLRSLCFNTDWNYAVFWKLKHRARMIVGQVAVSGKHQWIFADKHVTNSFSSYETIVVVAVVPYGVVQLGSLNKVIEDVNLVTHIKDVFFALQDSAVSHITSPSQHSMENALCLKTTAELKNKQEVLEISTPTNDESIDLHNLKSNATYLDHRSQLGMNIISDQMFGGETSVWKDLGRGPEHNTTMHSNSFMKENVSLSDLVLPNEKLGADLAGFPADLFDSTICDRDKSDSINLRPNVVLNAPESSDITFKRDLEKKLDYPAESTHFNSSDTLFKFSAGCELLEALGPSFLNRCMPFDYQTGKSEAGNIFEMPEGMSSSQMTFDFGSENLLEAVVGNVCHSGSDVKSEKSGCKSVQSLLTAEKLPEPSIQTKHIMNSAGYSIKQSSVVEEDVHNLSNSTEVCGGMSSKGFSSTCPSTYSEQLDRRSESAKNNKKRAKPGENCRPRPRDRQLIQDRIKELRELVPNGSKCSIDSLLERTIKHMLFLENITKHADKLNKCAEPKMHQKGTDASNYEQGSSWAVEVGGHLKVSSIIVENLNKNGQMLVEMLCEECSHFLEIAEAIRSLGLTILKGITEVHGEKTWICFVVEGQNNKIMHRMDILWSLVQILQPKTTN from the exons ATGGGGATGGTTACTGACTTGCATAATACTTTGAGGAGCCTCTGCTTCAATACTGATTGGAATTATGCTGTTTTTTGGAAGCTTAAACATCGTGCTCGCAT GATTGTTGGACAGGTGGCAGTCAGTGGAAAACATCAGTGGATCTTTGCAGATAAACATGTTACTAATTCCTTTTCATCATATGAG ACCATTGTTGTTGTGGCTGTTGTTCCGTATGGAGTTGTACAGCTTGGCTCTTTGAATAAA GTTATTGAGGATGTGAATTTGGTGACGCATATTAAAGATGTCTTTTTTGCGCTTCAAGATTCCGCAGTCTCACATATTACTAGTCCATCACAACATAGTATGGAGAATGCATTATGTCTG AAAACAACTgctgaattgaaaaataaacaagaagtGCTTGAAATATCAACACCAACAAATGATGAAAGCATCGATTTACATAATCTGAAATCAAATGCCACCTATTTGGATCACCGGAGTCAACTAGGGATGAATATAATCAGTGATCAGATGTTTGGAGGGGAGACTAGTGTCTGGAAAGATCTAGGTCGGGGACCAGAGCACAATACGACAATGCATTCAAATAGTTTTATGAAGGAGAATGTTAGTCTATCTGATCTTGTACTTCCAAATGAAAAGCTTGGAGCTGATCTTGCAGGCTTCCCTGCAGACCTCTTTGACTCTACCATTTGTGATAGAGATAAGTCAGATAGCATTAATCTTCGTCCAAATGTGGTGTTGAATGCACCTGAATCTTCAGACATAACATTCAAAAGGGATTTGGAGAAGAAACTGGACTATCCAGCTGAATCAACTCACTTCAACTCCTCGGACACATTATTTAAGTTCTCTGCTGGCTGCGAGTTGCTTGAAGCGCTAGGACCATCTTTCTTGAACAGGTGTATGCCCTTTGATTATCAAACAGGGAAGAGTGAAGCTGGAAATATTTTTGAGATGCCAGAGGGGATGAGTAGTAGCCAGATGACATTTGACTTTGGCTCAGAGAATCTTTTAGAAGCAGTAGTAGGCAATGTTTGCCATAGTGGCAGTGATGTTAAAAGTGAGAAATCAGGTTGTAAATCAGTGCAGTCTCTGTTAACAGCTGAGAAATTGCCTGAGCCCTCTATCCAGACTAAGCATATCATGAATTCAGCAGGTTATTCAATTAAGCAGTCCTCTGTTGTTGAAGAGGATGTACATAATTTATCTAACTCAACAGAAGTGTGTGGTGGAATGTCTTCCAAAGGATTTTCATCAACTTGTCCAAGTACCTATAGTGAGCAGTTGGATAGGCGATCAGAATCAGCtaagaacaacaaaaaaagggCTAAACCTGGTGAAAATTGCAGGCCTCGGCCAAGGGACAGACAACTGATCCAAGATCGCATCAAGGAGCTGAGAGAGCTTGTGCCCAATGGATCAAAG TGCAGTATAGATTCGTTGCTGGAGCGCACAATCAAGCACATGCTCTTCCTAGAAAACATTACAAAGCATGCTGACAAGCTCAATAAATGTGCTGAACCGAAG ATGCATCAGAAGGGAACAGATGCCTCCAATTATGAACAGGGTTCGAGCTGGGCAGTGGAAGTGGGAGGCCATCTAAAGGTCTCATCAATAATAGTAGAAAATCTAAACAAAAATGGACAGATGCTTGTAGAG ATGTTATGCGAGGAATGCAGTCATTTTCTTGAGATAGCAGAGGCTATCAGAAGTTTAGGTCTGACAATATTGAAAGGAATTACAGAAGTGCACGGTGAGAAGACATGGATATGTTTCGTGGTTGAG GGGCAGAACAACAAAATTATGCATAGAATGGATATCCTATGGTCACTCGTGCAAATATTGCAGCCCAAGACAACAAACTAA
- the LOC118062195 gene encoding transcription factor bHLH155 isoform X3 produces MGMVTDLHNTLRSLCFNTDWNYAVFWKLKHRARMIVGQVAVSGKHQWIFADKHVTNSFSSYEFSDGWQSQFSAGIRTIVVVAVVPYGVVQLGSLNKVIEDVNLVTHIKDVFFALQDSAVSHITSPSQHSMENALCLKTTAELKNKQEVLEISTPTNDESIDLHNLKSNATYLDHRSQLGMNIISDQMFGGETSVWKDLGRGPEHNTTMHSNSFMKENVSLSDLVLPNEKLGADLAGFPADLFDSTICDRDKSDSINLRPNVVLNAPESSDITFKRDLEKKLDYPAESTHFNSSDTLFKFSAGCELLEALGPSFLNRCMPFDYQTGKSEAGNIFEMPEGMSSSQMTFDFGSENLLEAVVGNVCHSGSDVKSEKSGCKSVQSLLTAEKLPEPSIQTKHIMNSAGYSIKQSSVVEEDVHNLSNSTEVCGGMSSKGFSSTCPSTYSEQLDRRSESAKNNKKRAKPGENCRPRPRDRQLIQDRIKELRELVPNGSKCSIDSLLERTIKHMLFLENITKHADKLNKCAEPKMHQKGTDASNYEQGSSWAVEVGGHLKVSSIIVENLNKNGQMLVEMLCEECSHFLEIAEAIRSLGLTILKGITEVHGEKTWICFVVEGQNNKIMHRMDILWSLVQILQPKTTN; encoded by the exons ATGGGGATGGTTACTGACTTGCATAATACTTTGAGGAGCCTCTGCTTCAATACTGATTGGAATTATGCTGTTTTTTGGAAGCTTAAACATCGTGCTCGCAT GATTGTTGGACAGGTGGCAGTCAGTGGAAAACATCAGTGGATCTTTGCAGATAAACATGTTACTAATTCCTTTTCATCATATGAG TTCTCTGATGGCTGGCAAAGTCAGTTTTCTGCTGGGATCAGG ACCATTGTTGTTGTGGCTGTTGTTCCGTATGGAGTTGTACAGCTTGGCTCTTTGAATAAA GTTATTGAGGATGTGAATTTGGTGACGCATATTAAAGATGTCTTTTTTGCGCTTCAAGATTCCGCAGTCTCACATATTACTAGTCCATCACAACATAGTATGGAGAATGCATTATGTCTG AAAACAACTgctgaattgaaaaataaacaagaagtGCTTGAAATATCAACACCAACAAATGATGAAAGCATCGATTTACATAATCTGAAATCAAATGCCACCTATTTGGATCACCGGAGTCAACTAGGGATGAATATAATCAGTGATCAGATGTTTGGAGGGGAGACTAGTGTCTGGAAAGATCTAGGTCGGGGACCAGAGCACAATACGACAATGCATTCAAATAGTTTTATGAAGGAGAATGTTAGTCTATCTGATCTTGTACTTCCAAATGAAAAGCTTGGAGCTGATCTTGCAGGCTTCCCTGCAGACCTCTTTGACTCTACCATTTGTGATAGAGATAAGTCAGATAGCATTAATCTTCGTCCAAATGTGGTGTTGAATGCACCTGAATCTTCAGACATAACATTCAAAAGGGATTTGGAGAAGAAACTGGACTATCCAGCTGAATCAACTCACTTCAACTCCTCGGACACATTATTTAAGTTCTCTGCTGGCTGCGAGTTGCTTGAAGCGCTAGGACCATCTTTCTTGAACAGGTGTATGCCCTTTGATTATCAAACAGGGAAGAGTGAAGCTGGAAATATTTTTGAGATGCCAGAGGGGATGAGTAGTAGCCAGATGACATTTGACTTTGGCTCAGAGAATCTTTTAGAAGCAGTAGTAGGCAATGTTTGCCATAGTGGCAGTGATGTTAAAAGTGAGAAATCAGGTTGTAAATCAGTGCAGTCTCTGTTAACAGCTGAGAAATTGCCTGAGCCCTCTATCCAGACTAAGCATATCATGAATTCAGCAGGTTATTCAATTAAGCAGTCCTCTGTTGTTGAAGAGGATGTACATAATTTATCTAACTCAACAGAAGTGTGTGGTGGAATGTCTTCCAAAGGATTTTCATCAACTTGTCCAAGTACCTATAGTGAGCAGTTGGATAGGCGATCAGAATCAGCtaagaacaacaaaaaaagggCTAAACCTGGTGAAAATTGCAGGCCTCGGCCAAGGGACAGACAACTGATCCAAGATCGCATCAAGGAGCTGAGAGAGCTTGTGCCCAATGGATCAAAG TGCAGTATAGATTCGTTGCTGGAGCGCACAATCAAGCACATGCTCTTCCTAGAAAACATTACAAAGCATGCTGACAAGCTCAATAAATGTGCTGAACCGAAG ATGCATCAGAAGGGAACAGATGCCTCCAATTATGAACAGGGTTCGAGCTGGGCAGTGGAAGTGGGAGGCCATCTAAAGGTCTCATCAATAATAGTAGAAAATCTAAACAAAAATGGACAGATGCTTGTAGAG ATGTTATGCGAGGAATGCAGTCATTTTCTTGAGATAGCAGAGGCTATCAGAAGTTTAGGTCTGACAATATTGAAAGGAATTACAGAAGTGCACGGTGAGAAGACATGGATATGTTTCGTGGTTGAG GGGCAGAACAACAAAATTATGCATAGAATGGATATCCTATGGTCACTCGTGCAAATATTGCAGCCCAAGACAACAAACTAA
- the LOC118062195 gene encoding transcription factor bHLH155 isoform X5, which translates to MGMVTDLHNTLRSLCFNTDWNYAVFWKLKHRARMVLTWEDGYYDNCEQHDALENKCFRQTQENLHGGHYPRDPLGLAVAKMSYHVYSLGEGIVGQVAVSGKHQWIFADKHVTNSFSSYEFSDGWQSQFSAGIRTIVVVAVVPYGVVQLGSLNKVIEDVNLVTHIKDVFFALQDSAVSHITSPSQHSMENALCLKTTAELKNKQEVLEISTPTNDESIDLHNLKSNATYLDHRSQLGMNIISDQMFGGETSVWKDLGRGPEHNTTMHSNSFMKENVSLSDLVLPNEKLGADLAGFPADLFDSTICDRDKSDSINLRPNVVLNAPESSDITFKRDLEKKLDYPAESTHFNSSDTLFKFSAGCELLEALGPSFLNRCMPFDYQTGKSEAGNIFEMPEGMSSSQMTFDFGSENLLEAVVGNVCHSGSDVKSEKSGCKSVQSLLTAEKLPEPSIQTKHIMNSAGYSIKQSSVVEEDVHNLSNSTEVCGGMSSKGFSSTCPSTYSEQLDRRSESAKNNKKRAKPGENCRPRPRDRQLIQDRIKELRELVPNGSKYRFVAGAHNQAHALPRKHYKAC; encoded by the exons ATGGGGATGGTTACTGACTTGCATAATACTTTGAGGAGCCTCTGCTTCAATACTGATTGGAATTATGCTGTTTTTTGGAAGCTTAAACATCGTGCTCGCAT gGTGTTAACTTGGGAAGATGGCTACTATGATAATTGTGAGCAACATGATGCTTTAGAGAACAAGTGCTTCAGGCAGACACAAGAAAATTTGCATGGTGGGCATTATCCACGTGACCCGCTTGGATTGGCTGTGGCAAAGATGTCTTACCATGTATACTCTCTCGGGGAAGG GATTGTTGGACAGGTGGCAGTCAGTGGAAAACATCAGTGGATCTTTGCAGATAAACATGTTACTAATTCCTTTTCATCATATGAG TTCTCTGATGGCTGGCAAAGTCAGTTTTCTGCTGGGATCAGG ACCATTGTTGTTGTGGCTGTTGTTCCGTATGGAGTTGTACAGCTTGGCTCTTTGAATAAA GTTATTGAGGATGTGAATTTGGTGACGCATATTAAAGATGTCTTTTTTGCGCTTCAAGATTCCGCAGTCTCACATATTACTAGTCCATCACAACATAGTATGGAGAATGCATTATGTCTG AAAACAACTgctgaattgaaaaataaacaagaagtGCTTGAAATATCAACACCAACAAATGATGAAAGCATCGATTTACATAATCTGAAATCAAATGCCACCTATTTGGATCACCGGAGTCAACTAGGGATGAATATAATCAGTGATCAGATGTTTGGAGGGGAGACTAGTGTCTGGAAAGATCTAGGTCGGGGACCAGAGCACAATACGACAATGCATTCAAATAGTTTTATGAAGGAGAATGTTAGTCTATCTGATCTTGTACTTCCAAATGAAAAGCTTGGAGCTGATCTTGCAGGCTTCCCTGCAGACCTCTTTGACTCTACCATTTGTGATAGAGATAAGTCAGATAGCATTAATCTTCGTCCAAATGTGGTGTTGAATGCACCTGAATCTTCAGACATAACATTCAAAAGGGATTTGGAGAAGAAACTGGACTATCCAGCTGAATCAACTCACTTCAACTCCTCGGACACATTATTTAAGTTCTCTGCTGGCTGCGAGTTGCTTGAAGCGCTAGGACCATCTTTCTTGAACAGGTGTATGCCCTTTGATTATCAAACAGGGAAGAGTGAAGCTGGAAATATTTTTGAGATGCCAGAGGGGATGAGTAGTAGCCAGATGACATTTGACTTTGGCTCAGAGAATCTTTTAGAAGCAGTAGTAGGCAATGTTTGCCATAGTGGCAGTGATGTTAAAAGTGAGAAATCAGGTTGTAAATCAGTGCAGTCTCTGTTAACAGCTGAGAAATTGCCTGAGCCCTCTATCCAGACTAAGCATATCATGAATTCAGCAGGTTATTCAATTAAGCAGTCCTCTGTTGTTGAAGAGGATGTACATAATTTATCTAACTCAACAGAAGTGTGTGGTGGAATGTCTTCCAAAGGATTTTCATCAACTTGTCCAAGTACCTATAGTGAGCAGTTGGATAGGCGATCAGAATCAGCtaagaacaacaaaaaaagggCTAAACCTGGTGAAAATTGCAGGCCTCGGCCAAGGGACAGACAACTGATCCAAGATCGCATCAAGGAGCTGAGAGAGCTTGTGCCCAATGGATCAAAG TATAGATTCGTTGCTGGAGCGCACAATCAAGCACATGCTCTTCCTAGAAAACATTACAAAGCATGCTGA